TTTCTCTCACttaaaaacagcttttgtaTACAGAGCAATTTCGATGTCAGTATTCCAGCATATACGGATTCTGACACACCGTTTTCGCATTGCCGAAATATCTGCCATTAGGCTTGAAAGGTTGAAATAATTTTGCTGGTAGTTTTTGCGCTGTCAGTAATGGTTTTATCGTATCAGTAAAGGGTGTACTGTACTATTAAAAAATACTTGCCTTGACGGTTTTCTATTGGTTTTTAACAATCTAGTAACTACTACTggccctggcagtctggtgtgagATGAAATATTTTCAGGTGTACCAATAAAACACAGAAAATCACTATTTGCATAATAATGGCTAAAGTTCTGAATTAAATGATCGGTGCTGGGGTCAGTGTACCCGGAGGCTGCGCTGTAAGTCATGGGATAGAATTCCATATCACGTAAAAGGATTCGCACCCATGGAATTTTCtgacaaattattttttttctgtgacaatttttgcttttttatctCTAATTTGCAACTGTAACTTTAAGCAGACCGACAGACATAAATCATTTTGTGTCATATAAATCTTtactgctttaacaatcttctacctaatatccattctcttagcaaagaaaggcattttaacactatttgtcagaacTATTTATTCAAAATTAATAGCTACATGCggcttttttccttttttttattattttactattattatactacctaatttgaaatttttttttattcgtGAAATTAAGTTATtgtcaataaaataatacatatatatatatatatatatatatacagatgttTCATGTGAAAGGCTCAATTTTTTCAGATTTTTGCCAGCTGCCATTTGCTAATGATCATGCATATAATTCAATGACTGGTCAGAACTAGTTTTCTTAGAGGTCATGGTCAAACATGAATAAGAATTCTACTATTTGCACAAAACTGCTGCTTCAGATGACCGAAAACGCAGTGATTCTGCTTAGACAACTAACCTTGAAAACATTGTTTCAGGAGCTTAGTTTTCATAAACATGACCCAAAagtacatttacatgtaaatactttgAAAAGTTGGAGAAATCTACTTGCTAGTCCTGAAGTTGACTTCAGAATTATGACTTTGTTTTACAGTTACCTTGATACTTGGCAGCACAGTTTTCATCATCACTGGCATCATTATCTTTATCATATGCACTAAATTGTTGCCCGTTTATGCTGTTATCTGTAGCCAACAAGGCATCACCGGCATCACCTGAGTATCCCTCTATCTAAAGTCAAAGTGAAATCGCCTGAAACATACTCATTTGCAGGTATATATTAAATTTCAGGGTTTTTTTGTTAGTTGGTTTTTCCTGTGCCAACATctagcaaataaaaacaaacattaaaaatctgatttacctaggatttgatctcagtacCTTAAGTTCTGAAAACTAGTAATTTAAACCACTTCATGATTAGCGTTCAACTAACCGTAACAAATAATGGTTATGGTTAAGTTAATAACCAAAATAGGTTAACATGCTCACACTTTCATTGCTTTAGGTTATTAACAAGAGCATAACAAGCATAACATAATTGCGGGTATTAAACTGGCATAAAAAACTGCTATTGCCTTAGTAGAACTTTGCACTACTAGCTTACGAGGTAAATTATCcaaattcattaagtaattTTTCATTACCATAGGTTGAAGAgtaatttgtttatatatgtaaacagaccttagtgtttgtctgtctagtGTTCTTGCGTCCATTTATGCCAATAAAATTATAGAAACAAAACATACgcgtttttttaatttgaacatcACAACATCCATGTTTACTAACAGGTATGCTCACCACTCGATACATTGCTTTACAATGGAATATTGGTGCCTATACTTATTACGCCAGCTAAATTACGCTCGCTCGAAGCACTTCCAAAACAAAATTGGTTAATGCTACCATGCTTGAAGATTATAATGGGAGAAAATGACGCGTAAtgcaacacagctcttattatagtaaggtaATTTActagtttaaaatttatttatagctCTCTTAAGCTGCTAGCTTGAATTACTCAGCTTTATtggataattatttttttatcgCACAAGGGTTTTATTAGTCGTTAAATGCCATTAcaagcattcacctagtaaaacTATATACTTGACCATACATCTATCCCTAGTATAATGGCAGTTGTACGCACCATAAAATATCTTCATGTGCGAAAACCATGTGCGCTATTAggtgttatatattattaaatgttttatattattcaatgttatataatatcaaatgatatatattattgaatgctacatattattaaatgttacatattattaaatattacatGTCATTAAATGTTATGTAttgttaaatgttatatattctttaataatatataatattgaattctatgtattattaaattttaagttttattaaattttatgtaataataaagCTTATATATTACTAAttgttaaataatattaaatgatACATATTATCAAATGTTACATATTATTAAATGTTGTTTATTATTAAATGTTGTatattattaaatgctatattttattaaatgttatatattagtaaataatatatatcattaaaTGTTATGTattgttaaattttatatattattatatgttatatatgctttaataatatattatattgaattctatgtattattaaatttgatgttttaataaatttaatgtaataataatagttatatattattaaatgttatataatcttatacattattttaaaaattgaaaaggtGATTGAGAGGTGCAGATAGCAGCCAACTTGATTAGGACTCTGATTATCAATGTTCAACTGCCATTTGATAGAATAACTTTCTAATCGGCCTAAAACTTTATGTTAGCTGATGTCATAAAAAGGTTAAAATTTGGAACAAGCTTGGAAAATTTTTTGGCTCCTTCCCCTACTACCACAAGCAACAACATAAGCAGGCTCTGAGTCATAGGAGCTACCAATACTATTACAGCTAATGGAATTAATTTTACTGCTAGAAATAGATTAAACAATCTCACtaaacatattatttaatagaaaatCATCAGAAGTCCATTTATCTACAATTAATGAACTTTCTATAGTTGTGATGCATCTGCTACGACTGGTCACTGTGAATACATAATTGCTATAACAAATTCTAGGCCTTCTAACATAATGTGCTGACAAATTATTATTCATATAGAATGAAAATTTTGCTCATGACATACTGAGTTTACAATAGCTGATTACACAGTCTGATGAAGCGCTCTCTCAGCTGTTCTACTTAAGGAGTTTATTGATTGATACACCTTTGTAAAAAGCTAATCAATATTTACTGCTCTACCGCTGGATTCATTTGATTCCATTGCTACCTGTCAACCGTCTTTTGCATTAAAAATCTACATTTGTAGACTTTCAATCTACAAAGCTTTAGGAGCTCTGGCAGTCTGTAACTTTACAACAACTATTTTCtcttataatttattttgctaATTATGAAGCACTGTTATTTCTTTTACTAAATATTACTTGGTTAGCGCAGGTGAAAGAGTGCTAGTCCAACAAGGTGAATGACATGAGGTGCAGGTGAAAGAGTGCTAGTCCAACAAGGTGAATGACATGAGGTGCAGGCGATAGAGTACTAGTCCAACAAGGTGAATGACACGAGGTGCAGGTAATAGAGTGCTAGTCCAACATGGTGAATGACATGAGGTGCAGGTGAAAGAGTGCTAGTCCAACATGGTGAATGACATGAGGTGCAGGTGAAAGAGTGCTAGTCCAACAATGTGAATGACATGAGGTGCAGGCGATAGAGTACTAGTCCAACAAGGTGAATGACACGAGGTGCAGGTAATAGAGTGCTAGTCCAACATGGTGAATGACATGAGGTGCAGGTGAAAGAGTGCTAGTCCAACATGGTGAATGACATGAGGTGCAGGTGAAGGAGTGCTAGTCCAACAAGGTGAATGACATGAGGTGCAGGCGATAGAGTACTAGTCCAACAAGGTGAATGACACGAGGTGCAGGTGAAAGAGTGCTAGTCCAACATGGTGAATGACATGAGGTGCAGGTGAAAGAGTGCTAGTCCAACAATGTGAATGACATGAGGTGCAGGCGATAGAGTACTAGTCCAACATGGTGAATGACATGAGGTGCAGGTGAAAAAGTGATAGCCCAACACGGTGTATGACATGAGTTTAGGTATCacagaaaacattttttatgaatcAATCTGATTGACTCCTATATGATTTCTTCAGCTTAACGATGTTGAGCATTAGTAGAAAAAACTATCTAATTTTcaaaagtaaatatatatttttgttcaagTTTATTACTAATTCTTTTGACTTACTTTAAAACGACCTTgcaaaaattttagtaaattttatcagaactTTTGTTTCACGTGCAATTCTTTCTAAGTTTATAAATTGATCTGATTACCAAAATGTTTATGGattgaaattgataaaatttggTCTCAGTTGAAAGGCTCTGATCAAACAAAAGTGTAACTGTGACATCTATAATAAATGCAAAGAAACCGCCAAAATAGAGACATGTAACGCTGCGACTTGGAAGCAATAGTcaatatcaactatcgcaatgataacaacttgtGACATGATTTCGcaaacatttttcatttgagtattttaattgcaatgaagttttagttgattttaatcttgaagcaccttggcagtcagatcatttcaaacatcaacaaccgtcgcaaatgataaaaaatattgatactctaataaaaactactaaaacttGGGTAAGCTTATCCTCGAAATATAAagtaaaatattgatactttcagAAAAGAACTACATAAGTTTTGTGtaggtttatttttaaatttaaaaaagtcaaGGATAGAACAAACttaaattttgtgtaattttgtcCTTAAAACAcaaagaaaaatgttgacagTTTCcagtaaaatctactaaagttttgagTAAGTTAACTTTTAACAGTAAAACTAACCCTTTGCCTACCTTTAAGATTTTTTGAACTTTTACAAAATTGACCTAATATTTAAGATATAAACTCCTCAAAAATAATCAAAGCATTTACATGAGCGGTGTAGTTTTGAACATATCCATCGATGTAAAAGTTGGAATAATTCGCTGTTCTCCATTCTCCATCATGAGATTCCAGATGGACAGTTAAGAATTTGTTAGTGAGACTCAGAAACCTCATGCCTAATAAACCTGCAAAAACAAACATACGTCTTCTGTTAGAATTTTCAGCATGCTGATGAAAAacaatttcatttattttatgtcatttaCTTACTCATCGTAAGTAGTTTTCAACTTGTTGGCTACATCGTGGCTATTTGGTAACATGTACATGATTTATTCCATATGGAATAAAATGCCTGAATTCGCAAAATAAGTCAGATGGTTTTAGTCATTAATAGTTCctttttctaaataaaaaaatttcaaatatcgTGACCAATattcaaaactaaaaatattaaatcaATAGTTTGATTTAGTGCTTTTTTGTCCAGATGAATGCTgtttgaaaaaaagattttgtgatTAGGTGCAAAAAAAGCTGCAAATATTTCATCTCGCTGAGACACTGGTTTCTTGTTTAATAGTAAAAGGGTAGTGACTCGTAAGATTGTGATGGTGACTGTGTTTTTGCTGTAGCTAATGCTTTGAAAAAACACAAATTAAGGAAAAATAGTTTAGTGAaggattttaatttttcaaagtcaaatttaaaaaaaattgaagataTGACTACTGCTAATTAtacttattaaaattaattaaacttGTGGAAATAAATTTACTGATgattttcatttatatttcaTGACAATTGGATTGGTAATTGCAAAATGTAGTAAGAGTGGCGGTTCATTTcagagataataaaaatttagaaatttaACCACATTCTAAAGAAAAAAAATCTGTAAGGAAAGAGTTACATTtacttaaaattttgtgtataaCAAAACAAGGTATcagtaatttatttgaaaatttaaaaatatgtgtgcaaaatatatatttaccaaTCCAATATTCGTTTCTCATGTCACCAAATCCTATGTGGTACTTATGATATGACTGGTTAAAACTGGTAGTTCCATTTATTCTCCTCTGGATTAGGTTCCATCCCTGAAATCCATCAAATATGCAAACGGCCTTGACTGCTGCTTTCGCTTTAGCTGGTGGGCTAAGATAATAAACTTCTCCTGATTGTCTTTCTCCCTTTTCAAAGGCATCTTGACAGTCTGAGaagttacaaataataaaagctCTGAAAAGCAATTAAGCTCTCTAGCCACAAAATGATTATAATTCCTAtcttcaattttattttgtgttttacttatattttgttttggttgCTTTTTATTTTTGGATTTGCATATGATAAATGTCAAGTTTTTTGTCAAACACAAATTTTAACAAGTGCTCAGTCTATATTAACCATTATGCAATGTCATCTCGCATGTCTGTCGGTCCCAGAAAACGCTGTGGGTTCTCATAATTTTTTGGCTGATCGTGGTTAAACTTTATATGGATTTCCTTTCATCTTACAACAAGTCACTAAAATGTTTGGTGTTGAAACTCTATCTGAGTTCTGAGAACTAGCTCATTAATCACCTACCCACAGGATATTgatttgaaatgaaaaaaagtcTTTGGCAATTCTTACGGTCCAcatgactgccaggatatttcggTTAAAACAAATggaaaatgcaaagaaaataaacataataaaaaaggatTATGCAAATTTTACCCACATGTATTTTAGAGTCTGGTTCACTCTGAATAACACCAACATTGTAGGTCAGTGCTTTCCGATTGGCCGTCATCATCGTATAAGTACGCGGTGAACCAATGGCGTCAATGAAGCAGCGCAAGGTATATTGGAAAATTTGCAAATGtaagattttttaaatatgctgCCGAGCATCAATGACAGCCTGTACAATGTCCCTCATCTTTACGACAAAGATAAACTGTCACGGAGAGCATGGTCTAAATATTTAGGTTTGTAATAATTGCTTCAGGGCTAGTATTTGATTCTAACACAAGACAGTAAAATCGTTTTTCAAGAGAAATTTAAAACAATGTGGAAATTGAGAGCAAACTACAGCATGTGATTATGGTAGGGTAAACAATTTtatcactgaagtattgtggcatcaaagGCGAGTTACGGCGATATAGGTTGAACCGGTCTTGAGGTACCATAACGATTGCTGGCgtgttcaaatttttaaaaagcaagCTAAAAAAGGCAGGATtaaatacacttttgtaaaAATTGGACGTATTGTTAAACAGCCAACATAAATAAAAGAAACAGTCAACATGAAGAAGTAAAGCATAGTTTAAATAGTCTATATGTGGGCAGCAGCGATTCGAAGAAACTTGGCttaaatgtttgtttgtttgtttagaaCCATAGTTTTCACAGTAtctcatattatatcataatcaTCATAGTTTTCATATCATATCGCGAGGGTTAGATGTatcaataaaataacaaaatgcaGTCGGAAATTGTATACACTTATTTAAATAAGCATAAAACTGTCTATGAAAGCGTATAAAATTGGTTACGTCTATCGAGAGAAATTGTTGCAGCTTTTACAGATATGAGTTTGTCTTTAGTGCATCAAATACTGCTTTTAAATGCAACAAGATTGTTCCACAGCCTACCTTTGTACAGGGTGTAACCTCGGGGCATGCATGTGATTGCTCCAAACTTGCAGCAGCTCTAAAATTTTAAGCAGAATAAGAAAAGAGAGAAGCATACGTCATGAAATTAATACTCCGCCAATCAACAATGACATTTATCTACAATCAGCTTTAAtgagttttttaataaaaacgttttttttacttttaaattttaatttattattagttagtgaacattttttttaaaacaatacactgttgaaaaaaaaattcatattaatataattttactgTTGAAAAGTAGTATttagtaataattttataaaatactgTGCTGCTAAAATAATGGATGCACTACAGGGCATAAAGTGTTTATGCTCTTTAGTCTCCTGCTTGTGATAAACTTTTATCtaaagataaaaatttaatgattTCCAAATGTAATTTGCAAATAATTTGCTAACAGATTTTAAATGTTCCCATTGCTAACACGTTTATTCGCATATGGGTAAGAGCCCATGAATATAATTGTTTGTATAAAGTATTAtatctaatattatattatatttaattagctgaattgttccaatcaaaataattttttttttagtgAGCAGCTAACTTCACAATGGCTGGAAAAGCATAAAAACAACATAAAGCTCAAGCCTAGTGAACCATTATAGAAAACGATAGATTATGCAAAGTTAGTACACTGGGAATGTAGTGTGCCGTGATAAGATTTTAGATATATCAATAAAAGTCAAAGAATAACTATGAAGACCATCGTTGTTGAAGCCCAAAATGTGTTTGGTTTGCGCAGTTGCTAGAGCTCTACTCATATACAGCTGGTATACAAGCACTGATATGCAAGATAAAATTTTACTCTAGAGACTTTTGAAAACAGCAAAAGAGCGAAAgcgagagcgagagagagagcgagaaagagatagaaagagagagagagagcgggagagcgagagagcgagagagcaagagagaaagagagagagagaaagagagagagagcgagcaaAAGAGCAGGAGAGCAAAAGAGCAAGAGAGCAAAGGTCAAAAGGGCAAAATTTAtgtctctctctttttttctccaTTACTGTCAGAATTGCAGAGAAAatgagagagaggaaaagaCGGTGAGTGATGAAGATAGAGAAAAATAAAGATAGACAAAGGGATGAAATGAGACAAGAGGATACGGAAAATGACAAGCGAGGGATGCGTAGAGAGATGAGGAGAGAATCAAATcctaaataaaacaatttttttagcttttaaccTTGAGATTAGACAAATGAACCTTTGAACATACGGACACTTCTGTTGTTAGGATAAATATGCTTCTTCATGACATAACATgagctgaaaaatgtatattttacatgcaatatttttgttttcagcCATTGAGCTGATAGGAATTCTTGTCAGGAAATTTTGTTCTAGTCGAAACCCTATTGAATAAGCTAGCAAATCATATAAATTGCATCTGGATATGCATTATTACACATTTACGCATCCATACATTTGGGGCAGCCTGCCAATTTTTGCACTGATCCATCAGGTAGATAAAGTTAGAAAGAGCCTCAGCGGGGTCTTGCGAAAACTTGTTTGGAAAAAGTGTACACTCGTTGGTGTCTGAATTTATAACTGCAGAACGACAGTCCGTGTGTTCAAAACAGTATTGGGAGCATTGGCTCAGTCCGGGAGCACCTAAAAGCACAAATCGACATAATATTTGTAGTCAATCGACCAGAGCTGCCATAAGACccctatttgaatgtcacctctaataaaacgccatCCTAGAACaagtgttgaaaaaatactacaTTGTAACGCCTAAATGAAGGTAATACAGTACATTTCTA
Above is a genomic segment from Watersipora subatra chromosome 6, tzWatSuba1.1, whole genome shotgun sequence containing:
- the LOC137398015 gene encoding fibrinogen-like protein 1 encodes the protein MTANRKALTYNVGVIQSEPDSKIHVDCQDAFEKGERQSGEVYYLSPPAKAKAAVKAVCIFDGFQGWNLIQRRINGTTSFNQSYHKYHIGFGDMRNEYWIGLLGMRFLSLTNKFLTVHLESHDGEWRTANYSNFYIDGYVQNYTAHIEGYSGDAGDALLATDNSINGQQFSAYDKDNDASDDENCAAKYQGGFWYNNCSSSSINGPYQSNGTIQRPGLGMTWTPWKGPWYSLKTVYILLGR